TACATATGGGTTAGTCAGAATATTAGGAAAATCAACCAAAATCCAATCTGCAGGAGCAGAGCCACAAAGGGAAGAACATTCCTTCTCAACGCAGTCAATCTCTCAGGAAAGAGTCCTGCCGTGGAGATTAACCGCCCTAAGGGAAACGAGCCTGAGTGGTTTTTCTGTGCAGATACTCTCGAGGTTTTCACAAAGGGCCGGATTtcatgagggagagaagggaccaatctaccggtgcatgcccaccattctaattctcactatttctttctttcttgtggttttctttctttcttttcccattCGTTTTCTGTgttatttcttttaagttttctatctCTTAGTCAAAGTTCCCATTGCTCCTCCTCTTCTCTGTTCACAGCAAGACCCTCCTTTTCTAGTGCTTGCCGTGACcagattttattgttttagcccttaactTCCTTTGTCTGGTCAGGGTGTACTAGCCAACCATCACTGTTCCGTCTGTGTATCGCCCTCCCATCGCCAGACaaggaagagtattttgtttgctagtcTGCCACGACACCCTTTCCTGCTATGGTctgggttatttctctctccctatccctcatggcatgcacctaatggttccaactcagcttgcctcttttgggtagtaagccatcccagcaggacacttcCCCAAAAGGGTCTGAGCCGGAAccttaaaaatagatttttcccctctccccaccaccaaaccatgccctctgaatctctgaccccccgacctcaccatgctttgtattggctgggtacaggctggtggtgcttGGGCCTTGCGCATGccttcattccatatgtgtccaaaacctGCCTGCTGCCCATTCGTCTGCCGTGGTCTGGAGGCTCGCCGTCCGTGttttttgaccttttatgtgggTTGCTTTTTGTTTTCCCACTCCCCTCAGGAGTTGGgctttatttgatgatgggccttacatttctttggcccactcctTGGTTTCCCTCATTTCTTGCAATATCGTTCTGTTATTCCTACTGTAATGATTTaatcctgctgggcctcttttagGCCAGCCATTTATTCCTTCTCCCAGTGGCTTGGCATGGCCACtggtttgcttttatttatgggctcctatgtcccttttgtctttcccttgggcatccttggcctgtttgctttctttgggcttcctctgcccttttgctaattctgcattcccatgggcttttactaacttcattgggcttccccgacctaataaccttattctcatcttTGGGAtttatgggcctgccataaaccccttactttcttagtttgcattactttgggtcTGCAGTAgccttttctcacttttctacctcatacactgcccatgggatgctatttctttctttccgagCTTCTTTAAggccacttgcctcttcaaggcccatttgtttatttcttgggcctgtgatccattattcctgccgcttgggctaATGGTTTTGCTGTCTGCTTTGCCAATTCTTTGAtgcccttgttattgggctttctttctttccacctggattctcacaaataaccctcaacatttagccccctgaACATATGAAATGTTCCTGCGGTTCATGTGTGAATGAAAAGATATTTTtgtcctctctcttctcttccttttcttctttcttcgcGGGCCTTTTTTAAGAATTGGACCCctcctcatatatatatacatatatatatatatatatatgtatatatatattttttttctttcctgctATGAACAGGGTTGTCTCTTCGAATTTCCTAGTTTGGCAGTTATTCTCTAAGCATAGCCACcgtttcattaatttcatcccATTCTGATGGTTGACCCGTCGTCTTCCTTCGTGCCGTTATTAATGACCTGGGTATTTAAAGAGGAATTCTTTTGCACTTTAAACACAAACTCCTTCTTTTCCAAGAACACATATTCTCCGTCTATTACTTTTCactatcttttccttttcaaacACCCGTACCTATCTTCTTCGACTAAGTCCTCTTACCATGTCGCCGGTGAAAAGCCAAGGCTCTTCCCACCGTAAAGGGAAGGCAATTGCTTCCGACTCTCTCGCCGTTCCTGACATAGGCGAGGAGACGGAACACTTCGAGTCGGAGCAGTTCACTGGGGAAGAGACACAACGTGACCCCAACAGTGAATGCATCCCTTTGATCGATCTGTGGTACGAAGTACACCTTTACTTTCCAAAAGTCCCTGGTGACTATGCGCCGTCGCCGCTAGGTCGCGTATGGCTCGCCCTTGGTCGGCGAAACCCCGACGTCGCTTGAGCTCCGTCAGCATCCTCAATCCCTGATCTAGCCATTCGCCAAGGCATCTCACTTCTTGTACCCATTCATTTCGAATTTGGGTCTGGCACTGCCTTGGGTTGGAGAGAATGGGTCGACAGTGAGTTATCTGATGCAGGCTTCATGGGGTTATTGCAACGAGCCGGCGTCTTGAAAGCCATTGTCTCATCTCGCTGCCTGTCGAACTTCCGAGACCTCTACAACCTTCGACATTTGGTCCGACGGTGGTGTACCACCACCCAcaccttctttttcttgtgCGATGAACTCACCGTTACCTTTGAAGACGTGGCCAATCAGTTACTTTTGCCTATTCTTGGTGATGCCGATCCTGCCATTATAGAGTTTTCTCCGGAAGAGGAGGCTATTGAGGCCGAACCGAGGAAAAGGATGGCCGAAAACGCCAAACTGTCATACTGGGTTAGTTCTTCTTCTAAGTTTTCTGTAGCTACTCGTCGCGCGGCTTTTGTTACGTTTTGGctttgtaaatttgtttttgggtccCACCCCCACTATGCCATAAAGCCTTTGTACTTTCATTTAGCCATCAAAATATCTGCTGGGGTAAGCCTGCCGTTGGTCCCCATGTTCTTGGGGCATCTGTATGTCCAATTAGATATTCTGCGTAGTGACGAGAGTCAGGCGGGATCCTGCCATATAGTTACCTCTTCCGTCCACTGTACCATATTGCAGCAATTGTTATTTGAGCGTTGTGCTCAATACTTGGCAAAGTGTAAACCTGCTCGTTTTGCTAGAGATAAGTACCAGACATGTCCGAGGATAATTACTGACTTTTGCAGtaggtttgagtttgattttCCGCTTGCTTTCCGCTGGTCTGGCTTGAAGCCCATTGGTTATTCTGTTGTTGAGTCTTTTGATGAGGGTGTCGGTTTTTCTTGGAGGGCTTATAGAAATTTGGGTGCAATTTATACATGCATAGATTCTGCCATGGGTTCATTTGTTGATACCATTAGGACTACTACCCCCTTGGCTGGTTTTGATGAAACAGGGATTACTTATCTGGCGGCCACTAATGCCGGATGATGGCCTTACTTAGCCGATGAAGGCATTAGGTTCGTTTACTATCCTGCTAACCGGGCAAGAAGGTAGTTTGGGTTAGATTAGGATATCCCTGATGGCATTTCCTTCCTTATGGAATCTCCTACTTCGGTCCACCCTTTTCTAGGGCATATTGCCTTTGAATTTTGGAGGCAACGCTTCAATGTCGTTATAGTTCCCAGTTCACTAAGGGAGGGCCTCTGTACTCCTCCCATGCACAGTTATTGGCAAGCGGTGATGACTACATTTGTGGATGAGCTAGTGGGTAGCCGTGACTTCTCTCTTATTCCCCCTGATGGGCTTGGTATGATCATCTCGGTTAACCCTCGCTTGCTTCTCCCTTCCAAATCTGTTTTGGCGTATGCTAGGAGACAGAACCTGTCAGCCATCTTCGAATGGGATGCAGAGAAAAAATGATGGTACTGGCATGCTGGCGATTATCCTCCTGGTTGGGAGAAAAAGGTCAAAGTAACAAATATCTCTGTACCGAGTAAGAAAGCTCCTGCCAAGCTTAAATCTGCCGGTAAATCCAAGCCTGCCACCCCACTACTACCTACAGGTGCTTCGCTGGCTAGCAGAACCCGAGGTAGCAAAAGGAAGACAACCCCTCATCCTGTGTCTGTTGCTGAGCGGAGGGTAagttatctctttttttttgaaaaaataccTTTTAACTTTCTTGCAGCTAACCTTGCTAATTTCCTCTTCCTCTCTTTTAGTCTAAGCATAAGGAGGACTAGTCAGTTACCCGCTCTATTTTGCTTAATGAGCTCGAATCAGAGGTACGtctcttttcttcacttctttttttctttttcacacgTTTTCCCTCTGCTATATGTCTTTTGTTTCGCTTCTCATTGTTAATAATTCCTTTGGTCTTCACATCAGTATTTGTATTCActttcttcccctttttctttttaggaggAGCCCGAACCTCTATCCATATATCGCCCTACTGCCGAGGAGATTTCCGCCTCCATGGGTGTACCTATGGAAGGCTTTTTCGATAGGGCCTATGTGGTATTCGCAACACCCGTTCCCCTTAATGCTGGACATAAGGCTCCTGCCAAAGCTCCCACCCCTTCTACCGAGTCGGTACCCAAAGAAGAGGGTACTCATACTGAAGGGGTTGGTGAGACTACACCTCTGCCCACCGAGACACCCGCTCCTGAAGAAGAGGATTTCATTTGTACTTGCATTCAGCACCCTTTTCAGTTGTACCTACTGCACCTGCTTCTGCTGTACCTACAGTACTTGTTTCCGCTACACCTGCAGCCTCCATTCCTGGTAGCTCTGGCAAgtttcctttcccttttattatatatatatatatatatatatatatatatatatatattttgtaaatctTCTCTTCCCAGACCATGGCTTCTCATTTGCCTTGCGTTTTTTCTTTATAGGTCCACTTCCTACTGCCCCTTCTTAGTTTAAGGTGGGTAGCAGTTCTGCCGCTGTCCCGGGCCCTGCGAATGATGCTGCAACCTTCTTTGCCCGCTTTGACTAGCCGGAGATTAACGACCTTGGCCTGGCAGACTTCTGGGCTTCTGGTCCTCCTTACGTGGATTTTTATGGCTTCCGAGTTTCCAAGGATTGCATTTCTTACTTGGTGATGATCTACAGTGGCCGTGGCAATTTTATGCAAGAATTCCATTTTGGTCATTCTGCTAGGGAGCATTTCTTGAAGATGTTGGGATGCGTACTGAATGACATTGAGCACAGCTTTATTGATTCTGTCTCTGTCGAGAGGATCTTGCAGTGGAGGGCCGTGATTCAGGAACTTATCAGCGTGGGTTTTGCTGTGGAGTTTGTTCTAGATCACCTCCGTGAGGTTACCCGAGCCCTTTTTATGAGGAGAGTTCAACCAGCCGTTGATGTTATAGATGTCCGTATCGAGCTTTTGAAGAAAGAGGTGGTGGATTTGGAGGGTCGTCGCGAACGTTTTCTTTCTGGCGTTGGTGGGCCCAATCATTTTGGAGACCAAACTCTCATTTCCGAACTCCATTGATAATGACGCAGttcccttccctttttctttgctttcctGTTTTTGTTATGTCGCCCAGAACACTTATATGTTTCCTATAGTATTTATTTGGCATGTGTTTGCCATAGTTTGGGTTTGTAATCATGACGCTACACTTTGCTACTACTTTTACTATTACTATGACATGGTGCTAATACTTCGTACTTTTTCATTACATATTCATGAAAGCacgttacaattttttttttttgtgacataatcacttggaggaaaaaaaaaaagtgaaggaaacataaaagtttttttttttttttttttttagcaaaagaaATGGACAACAACATGACTCTTTTCCCTAAGCATAATATCGTTTCAGCCATTTTCCATTGATAGGATCCATTAAGTCCCTACCATCCATTTGGGTTAGACGATAATACCCACTTTAATGCGCTTCtcttatcacaaggggtcccTCCCACTTTGGTGTAAACTTAGATGGTCTTGCTAGGCCTTGCCGGACATAGTCTGCCACCTTTAGCACAAGTTGTCCTTCCGTGAACACTCTTTCCTTGGTTATTCTGCCGTAGGCTTTAGTCATCTTTTGTCTGTATCTTCGGCTGCATTCCTGggccttttctctcttttcatcaaGCCCTTCTAGGTCTTCGCACCTTTCTGCCACAAAGActtcttcctccttttccttttctcgcGTCTGCATGACCCTCAGGGACGGTGTCATTATTTCTACCGGGCTTACTACCTCAATTCCGTAGACTAAGGAAAAGGGTGAAAAGCCCGTGGCTGACTTTGGTGATTTTCTATAAGCCCAAAGAGAATCTAGCAGGTGCGTCGCTCATCCTCTCGTATACTCTTGGCTCATTTTACTGATGATCTTTATGAGAGTTTTGTTTGTTGCCTCTGCCTGCCTATTCCCTTAAGGGTAATAAGGTGATGATCATTGGTGCTTGACTTGGTAGAACTCTAGCATCTTTCTTACATCACTGTTGACAAATGGTGTGCCGTTGCCACTGATGATCCTGTGAGGCACCCCAAAccttacaattatattttctttgatgaaatTTGCCACTACTCCTCCTATGGCCTTATGGAGTGGCACTGCTTTTGCCCACTTAGTAAAATACTCTGTAGCCACTAATATCCATATGTATCCACGTGATGGTGGGTTAACTGGCCCTACTAAATCTAACCCCCAAGTGTGGAAGGGCAATGGGGTGACCATGCTATGTAAATCCTGCGGATGGGTTTGAATCAAGTTGGCTTGTACTTGACAACTGTgacacttttttacaaattctgcCACATCTCTTTTcatggttggccagtagtaGCCCATCTGTAGCAGGCATCTGTAAAGCTTCTTCTTCCCCTGATGTTCACCACATTCCCCTGAATgtatttcttttatcatttcttttgcttcttcaaGGTCCAAACACCTCAAAGGGTCCCCATCATAtccttttttgaaaaggacCATGTTATGCAAGAAGTAACGTGTTGCCAACCTCTTAAACTTGTATCTTTCACTGTGCTTTTGTGGCAGGATGCCTTCTATTAGGTACTGCAGGGCTCCTCCAATCCTCGCTGACGAATACAGCGTAACTTTTCTCCCTGTTTGCCGCAAGCTAGCAAGTCCCACACTGGGTTTGGACTTGATTTGCATCTTTACCCATACTTGGCCAATAGAAGCCTACCTTCTGAAGTCTGCGGTAAAGACTGACTTCTCTGCAGGACCCACAAGTCTTGTCgtgtatttctttcaattttctctgGGCTTCTTCCAGCCCCACACATCTGGATAAGACCCTACCTGGCATCCTGTGGTACAACTCCTCTCTTACCAAGGCGTAGTCTTTAAGTATCTTTAATTCTGCTGCATCGTCTCCCTTTATCAAGACTTCCTTTATGGGGATCCGCCAATCCCCTTCGCCCTATTCCTCCCGGAACTTTTCCTTCAACACCCCAATGATGGATTCTTCCCACTTGCTGACTTCTATCCTGGTGCTATCCCCTTTGAAGATTATTTGCGACCCTAATGCGGCTAATGCATCTGCAAACTGGTTTTCGTTTCTCAGAGCATGCTCTATTTCGaaggttgaaaatttttcttccatCCTCTGGGCCATCACTCTGTATTGGGCTAGGCTAGGCTCCTTTAAGGAAAAGCTTCCCTTGTCCTGGCAGACAACCAGGTTCAAATCTCCCAATACCCTCAAATGTTTGACTCCCATTTTGAGAGCTGTGGCAAGCCCGGTTAGGTAGGCTTCGTACTCCATCGTGTTGTTTGAAAAAGGGAATTCCAGCTTAAATGACAGCGCCACTGCCTTGTCTTCTTCATGATACAAAACTACTCCTACCCCTCCGGAATGGGTAGTAGAAGACCCATCGAATTTCATTACCCACTGTTCTCTGACCTCTTCTGTCATGGCTACTTCCCTTGGAACTTCATCATCCAGCGGGAATTTTTCCTCTCCTGGAAACTGTGCCAATAGATCTGCTATGGCCTGACTTTCACTACCCTAGGTGTCCCCATTCTCAAGTCGTATTGCGATAATTGTAGCAACCATTGGGATATTTTGCCGGAGTGGATCGGTT
The Quercus lobata isolate SW786 chromosome 10, ValleyOak3.0 Primary Assembly, whole genome shotgun sequence DNA segment above includes these coding regions:
- the LOC115964718 gene encoding uncharacterized protein LOC115964718: MTEEVREQWVMKFDGSSTTHSGGVGVVLYHEEDKAVALSFKLEFPFSNNTMEYEAYLTGLATALKMGVKHLRVLGDLNLVVCQDKGSFSLKEPSLAQYRVMAQRMEEKFSTFEIEHALRNENQFADALAALGSQIIFKGDSTRIEVSKWEESIIGVLKEKFREE